In one Nicotiana tomentosiformis chromosome 6, ASM39032v3, whole genome shotgun sequence genomic region, the following are encoded:
- the LOC104108544 gene encoding V-type proton ATPase subunit H-like translates to MTIENSELTTEQILRRDIPWETYMTTKLITGTSLQLLRRYDKKAESDKAQLLDDDGPAYVSVFVNILQDIFKEETVEYVLALIDEMLTANPRRAKLFHDNSFANEDTYEPFLRLLWKGNWFIQEKSCKILSVIVSARPKVQNGVDANGDAASSKRKLTTAEDVLRGLVEWLCAQLRKPSHPTCSIPAAINCLATLLKEPIVRSSFVQADGVKLLVPLITPASTQQSIQLLYETCLCIWLLSYYKPAIEYLATSRALPRLIEVVKGSTKEKVVRVVILTLRNLLSKGTYGAQMVDVGVLQIVQNLKGQAWSDEDLLDALNQLEEGLKDNIKILSSYDKYKQEVLLGNLDWSPMHKDLLFWKENINNFEENGFQILRVLMTILDTSSDARTLAVACYDLSQFIQCHPAGRIIVADLKAKERVMKLLNHETAEVTKNALLCIQRLFLGAKYASFLQA, encoded by the exons ATGACAATCGAGAATTCCGAGCTCACCACGGAGCAG ATTTTGAGGAGGGATATCCCATGGGAGACTTACATGACCACAAAGCTGATCACCGGAACAAGTCTTCAGTTGTTGAGGCGTTATGATAAAAAGGCTGAAAGCGACAAAGCTCAGTTGCTGGATGAT GATGGTCCAGCTTATGTCAGTGTGTTTGTCAACATTTTACAAGACATCTTTAAGGAAGAAACTGTGGAATATGTTTTAGCTTTAATTGATGAAATGCTTACAG CAAACCCAAGAAGAGCGAAATTATTCCATGACAACTCTTTTGCCAATGAAGACACTTATGAACCTTTCCTTAG ATTGCTTTGGAAAGGTAATTGGTTCATACAAGAGAAGAGCTGTAAGATTCTCTCTGTGATAGTGAG TGCTAGGCCAAAAGTTCAGAATGGTGTTGATGCAAATGGAGATGCCGCCAGTTCAAAGAGGAAACTCACCACTGCTGAAGATGTTTTGAGAGGCCTGGTTGAGTGGTTATGCGCACAG CTGAGAAAGCCTTCTCATCCAACCTGTAGCATTCCCGCTGCAATCAATTGCCTTGCAACTCTGTTGAAGGAACCGATTGTTCGATCTTCATTTGTTCAAGCTGACGGAGTGAAGCTGCTTGTTCCTTTAATTACACCAGCATCTACTCAGCAGTCCATTCAG CTTCTCTATGAGACATGCCTATGCATCTGGCTTTTGTCTTATTATAAACCTGCAATTGAGTACTTGGCTACTTCTAGGGCCCTGCCTCGATTGATAGAAGTTGTTAAAGGTTCGACCAAGGAGAAG GTAGTCAGGGTTGTTATCTTGACTCTTAGGAATTTGCTTTCCAAAGGGACATATGGTGCTCAAATGGTAGACGTGGGAGTGCTGCAAATTGTACAGAACCTGAAAGGACAGGCTTGGAGCGATGAG GACCTTTTGGACGCTCTGAATCAACTTGAAGAAGGATTGAAGGACAACATCAAAATATTAAGTTCATACGACAAGTACAAGCAGGAAGTCCTACTTGGCAATCTTGATTGGTCTCCCATGCATAAAGATCTTCTATTCTGGAAGGAAAACATAAATAATTTCGAGGAGAATGGATTTCAG ATCTTGAGAGTGCTTATGACAATTTTGGATACATCAAGTGATGCAAGGACACTTGCTGTCGCTTGCTACGATTTGTCACAGTTCATTCAGTGCCATCCTGCTGGGCGAATCATAGTGGCCGACCTCAAAGCTAAGGAACGGGTAATGAAACTATTGAACCATGAAACTGCAGAGGTGACGAAAAATGCCTTGCTTTGCATCCAGAGGCTTTTCTTAGGTGCCAAATATGCCAGTTTTTTGCAGGCTTAA